From Oncorhynchus nerka isolate Pitt River linkage group LG1, Oner_Uvic_2.0, whole genome shotgun sequence, the proteins below share one genomic window:
- the LOC135559519 gene encoding 10 kDa heat shock protein, mitochondrial-like has translation MAFCIRRLWNILERKLSGNHKVDTHARPTSRYFLTWSFRFSLLDPHSRRNRGSTSRGFNDYHLKMAFRKFLPMFDRVLVERLAAETMSKGGIMLPEKAQGKVLQATVVAVGPGSTNQKGYLTPMSVKIGEKVLLPEYGGTKVHLEDKEYFLFRDADILGKYVE, from the exons ATGGCTTTTTGCATCCGG AGGTTATGGAATATTCTGGAACGGAAACTGTCCGGGAACCATAAAGTAGACACGCATGCGCGTCCCACTTCTCGATATTTCCTCACGTGGAGTTTCCGCTTCAGCCTGTTAGATCCACACTCAAGAAGAAATCGGGGCTCAACATCACGAGGTTTCAACGACTATCACTTAAAGATG GCTTTCAGGAAATTCCTTCCCATGTTTGACCGGGTGCTGGTGGAGCGTCTGGCTGCAGAGACTATGTCGAAGGGGGGCATCATGTTGCCAGAGAAGGCCCAGGGCAAGGTGCTGCAGGCCACAGTGGTGGCAGTGGGACCAGGCTCCACCAACCAG AAAGGATATCTGACACCCATGAGTGTCAAAATTGGAGAGAAGGTCCTTCTGCCAGAGTACGGAGGAACTAAAGTTCACCTGGAAGACAAG GAATACTTCCTGTTCCGTGATGCTGACATCCTTGGCAAATATGTAGAATAA
- the LOC115130305 gene encoding 60 kDa heat shock protein, mitochondrial-like → MLRLPTVMRQMRPVCRALAPHLTRAYAKDVKFGADARAMMLKGVDLLADAVAVTMGPKGRTVIIEQSWGSPKVTKDGVTVAKAIDLKCKYQNIGAKLVQDVANNTNEEAGDGTTTATVLARAIAKEGFDTISKGANPVEIRRGVMLAVETVIAELKRMSKPVTTPEEIAQVATISANGDVEIGTIISNAMKKVGRKGVITVKDGKTLHDELEIIEGLKFDRGYISPYFINTAKGQKCEFQDAYVLLSEKKISTVQSIVPALELANQHRKPLVIVAEDVDGEALSTLVLNRLKVGLQVVAVKAPGFGDNRKAQLHDMAVATGGTVFGDEAVGIALEDIQAHDFGQVGEVSVTKDDTMLLKGKGDTASIEKRQAQIAEQLENTTSDYEKEKLNERLAKLSDGVAVLKVGGTSDVEVNEKKDRVTDALNATRAAVEEGIVPGGGCALLRSIPALDALVPINSDQKIGIDIIRRALRVPAMTIAKNAGVEGSLVVEKILQAAVEMGYDAMEGEYVNMVEKGIIDPTKVVRTALMDAAGVASLLSTAECVVTELPKEEKEGGMPGGMGGMGGMGGMGGGMF, encoded by the exons ATGCTGCGTCTACCCACGGTGATGAGACAGATGAGGCCAGTCTGCAGGGCCCTGGCCCCACACCTCACCCGAGCCTACGCCAAGGACGTCAAGTTTGGAGCCGATGCTCGGGCCATGATGCTGAAGGGAGTGGATCTGCTGGCTGATGCTGTCGCCGTCACCATGGGTCCCAAG GGTCGCACAGTAATCATCGAGCAGAGCTGGGGCAGCCCCAAGGTGACCAAGGACGGCGTCACTGTAGCCAAGGCCATCGACCTGAAGTGCAAGTACCAGAACATCGGTGCCAAGCTGGTCCAGGACGTGGCCAACAACACAAACGAGGAAGCAGGAGATGGCACCACTACCGCCACCGTGCTGGCCAGAGCCATCGCCAAGGAGGGCTTTGACACCATTAGTAAAGGCGCTAACCCTGTGGAGATCCGCCGTGGCGTCATGCTGGCTGTGGAGACCGTCATTGCTGAACTGAAGAGGATGTCTAAGCCAGTCACCACACCTGAGGAGATTGCCCAG GTGGCCACCATCTCTGCTAATGGAGACGTGGAGATCGGCACCATCATCTCCAACGCCATGAAAAAAGTGGGCCGCAAGGGAGTCATCACTGTCAAGGATGGCAAAACTCTGCATGATGAGCTTGAGATCATTGAGGGGCTGAAGTTCGACCGCGGATACATCTCACCTTACTTCATCAACACAGCCAAAG GCCAGAAGTGTGAGTTTCAGGATGCCTATGTGTTGCTGAGTGAGAAGAAGATCTCCACTGTCCAGAGCATCGTCCCTGCCCTGGAATTGGCCAACCAGCACCGCAAACCTCTGGTCATCGTGGCTGAGGATGTGGACGGAGAGGCCCTCAGCACCCTGGTTCTCAACAG GCTGAAGGTGGGACTACAAGTGGTGGCAGTCAAGGCCCCAGGCTTTGGAGACAACAGGAAGGCCCAGCTGCACGACATGGCCGTGGCTACCGGGGGCACT GTGTTTGGTGATGAGGCGGTGGGCATTGCTCTGGAGGACATCCAGGCACATGACTTTGGCCAGGTGGGCGAGGTGTCAGTGACCAAGGACGACACCATGCTGCTGAAGGGGAAGGGAGACACGGCATCCATCGAGAAGAGGCAGGCTCAGATCGCTGAGCAGCTGGAGAACACCACCAGCGATTACGAGAAGGAGAAGCTCAACGAAAGGCTGGCCAAGCTGTCTGACGGAGTGGCTGTGCTCAAG GTGGGAGGAACCAGTGATGTGGAGGTGAATGAGAAGAAGGACCGTGTGACCGACGCCCTGAATGCCACCAGGGCCGCTGTAGAGGAGGGCATCGTGCCCGGGGGTGGCTGTGCCCTGCTGCGCTCAATCCCTGCCCTGGATGCCCTCGTGCCCATCAACTCTGACCAGAAGATTG GAATTGACATCATCAGACGAGCCCTGCGTGTGCCGGCCATGACAATTGCTAAGAACGCTGGTGTGGAGGGCTCTCTAGTGGTAGAGAAGATCCTTCAGGCCGCGGTGGAGATGGGCTACGATGCCATGGAAGGAGAGTACGTCAACATGGTAGAGAAGGGCATCATTGACCCCACCAAG GTGGTGAGGACTGCACTAATGGATGCTGCAGGTGTCGCATCCCTTCTCTCCACTGCTGAGTGTGTGGTCACAGAGCTGcccaaggaggagaaggagggtggcatgccaggaggaatgggaggtATGGGCGGTATGGGAGGTATGGGCGGTGGCATGTTCTAA